The proteins below come from a single Alnus glutinosa chromosome 9, dhAlnGlut1.1, whole genome shotgun sequence genomic window:
- the LOC133877782 gene encoding alpha carbonic anhydrase 7-like produces the protein MEKLAITHVLFCTFFLLLALNSYIASSQEVDDEREFDYGERSKKGPARWGELHREWSLCKNGSMQSPIDLLDERVEVVSHLGRLQRSYSPSNATLTNRGHDMMLKWDGGAGYIEINGTKYVLKQCHWHSPSEHTINGQRFALEAHMLHESSDGKISVVGILYKIGRPDSFLSSLMDHLAAITDTNEAVTAAGIVNPKNIKIGSRKYYRYLGSLTVPPCTENVVWTVVKKVRTVTQEQVRLLRVAVHDDAETNARPLQPINRRPMLLYRPSENKED, from the exons ATGGAGAAGCTCGCAATCACCCATGTCTTGTTCTgcactttctttcttcttcttgctttgaattcatACATAGCATCATCTCAAGAAGTTG ATGATGAGAGAGAATTCGATTATGGTGAAAGAAGCAAGAAGGGACCAGCTCGATGGGGAGAGCTTCACCGGGAATGGAGCCTGTGTAAAAATGGATCAATGCAGTCTCCAATTGATTTGCTGGATGAGAGAGTTGAAGTTGTTTCCCATTTAGGGAGACTTCAGAGGAGTTACAGTCCCTCCAATGCCACTCTTACCAACAGGGGCCATGACATGATG CTGAAATGGGATGGCGGTGCTGGATATATTGAAATAAACGGAACTAAATATGTACTCAAACAGTGCCACTGGCACTCGCCTTCTGAACACACCATCAATGGCCAGAGGTTTGCTCTGGAGGCGCACATGCTTCATGAGAGCTCAGATGGAAAAATTTCTGTTGTTGGAATCTTGTACAAGATAGGACGCCCTGATTCTTTCTTATCATCA CTGATGGATCATTTAGCAGCCATTACTGATACTAATGAAGCAGTGACTGCCGCGGGTATTGTCAACCCAAAGAATATAAAGATAGGCAGTAGAAAGTATTACAGATATCTTGGCTCCCTTACAGTTCCCCCCTGTACTGAAAATGTTGTGTGGACTGTGGTCAAAAAG GTGAGGACTGTTACCCAAGAACAAGTCAGGTTGCTTCGTGTAGCCGTTCATGAT GATGCAGAAACTAATGCAAGACCATTACAACCAATAAACAGGCGCCCAATGCTTCTTTATAGACCAAGTGAAAACAAAGAGGATTGA